In the Fibrobacter sp. UWB4 genome, one interval contains:
- the rhuM gene encoding virulence protein RhuM/Fic/DOC family protein has translation MKSIKTNKISENDQIIIYQTSDGKTQIDVHMENETVWLNAEQMALLFERDSKTIRKHIDNAIREELAGDVVVAKFATTTQHGAIKGKTQTKEVNYYNLDVIISVGYRVKSKRGVLFRQWANKVLKDYLVKGFAINNKVASLKYDELCKLVKLVGRTARTQEKLTSDEATSLVQVVSDYTYALDTLDDYDYQKLGIRKVTKHARFKATYENAMEAIRSLKKKFGSSSLFGHEKDQSFKSSIGQIYQTFDGTDLYPSVEEKAATLLYLVIKNHSFSDGNKRIAATLFLWFMENNGILYNKDGSKRIADNTLVAITLMIAESRPEEKDMMAKVVVNLINKDNG, from the coding sequence ATGAAGTCTATTAAGACAAATAAGATTTCCGAAAACGACCAAATAATCATTTACCAAACCAGTGACGGCAAAACTCAGATTGACGTCCACATGGAAAACGAGACTGTTTGGCTGAATGCGGAGCAAATGGCCCTGCTTTTTGAAAGAGACAGCAAGACAATTCGTAAGCACATCGACAATGCAATAAGGGAAGAACTGGCAGGCGATGTGGTTGTCGCAAAATTTGCGACAACCACTCAGCACGGTGCAATTAAAGGCAAAACACAGACTAAGGAAGTCAATTATTACAATCTTGATGTCATTATCTCCGTCGGTTACCGCGTAAAAAGCAAACGCGGTGTGCTGTTTCGCCAGTGGGCTAACAAGGTCTTGAAGGACTACCTAGTTAAAGGCTTCGCCATCAACAACAAAGTAGCCTCTTTAAAGTATGACGAACTGTGTAAGCTAGTAAAACTGGTCGGCCGAACCGCTAGGACACAGGAAAAATTGACATCCGATGAGGCGACCTCCTTGGTTCAGGTTGTCTCTGACTATACATACGCCCTTGACACTCTTGATGATTACGATTACCAAAAATTGGGAATCCGCAAAGTAACGAAACACGCTCGTTTCAAAGCTACCTACGAAAACGCAATGGAAGCCATTCGGAGCTTGAAGAAAAAATTTGGAAGCAGCTCACTGTTTGGACACGAAAAGGACCAGTCTTTCAAAAGTAGCATCGGACAAATTTATCAGACCTTTGATGGAACCGATTTATACCCATCTGTGGAAGAAAAAGCCGCAACACTACTTTACCTGGTAATCAAGAACCATTCTTTTAGCGATGGCAACAAGCGCATTGCAGCGACTCTATTCCTTTGGTTTATGGAGAACAACGGAATTCTCTATAACAAGGACGGATCCAAACGCATTGCGGACAATACCCTCGTTGCAATAACATTGATGATAGCCGAAAGCCGACCCGAAGAAAAGGACATGATGGCCAAGGTGGTGGTGAACCTAATTAATAAGGATAATGGTTAG
- a CDS encoding P-loop NTPase fold protein codes for MSNENKIFGNNKHIADFLDGFLNVSNKPDYAVLITGDWGSGKTHFIKKYLGGDKKIVENWLTDCEKHIVLYVSLFGTKSRADMDSRVLEKLHPILMSKKIKVFTSSFPIIGMIAGASSPVPGGAVVGERIGKDFQCFTEAFRKSLLKEKQEKDFKNLVVVFDDVERADMPLPELLGYLNEYVEHLHVPCILLADENVWKEINESQKIHQKEITGIWGKNEKVDLIVKKSINQTLHSLSSTEEKVVGKKFQIQTSPEEIIESWFPENKNDATIFGDEIYELLKPHKALLKSILEKSPKHNYRAFKQSIEDLKNFIGPNFENIPKSLLTDNELNSLIFADFLCSVYGAKLAMLRNDPFVVAAQKIQMARAFARGAGNIVDDEDDENVKDPFDDAFGKIECISQMSHACDTEKWNAIWEKWLESSIIEKDEVTAAIKDTIWFDRKKQYWTEQLYHWYELSDAEGRLALDSFYESIESKTIFNPDTLIALYYRLYWYASEGVLEESADEFSERMKQYVNDIANEMEYSDLSQWDDNYGRGYDSTYLVYEEKNKAFVEHIRKILTNRKTKQKENEITNIEKTFDPQNPKNVEILCDKISCKFCGLQDFEFEKIDPDVIARIYVSLTNVEDSRKFIDAIKQRFRKQSYSLIEHENFLKKLKTSAEDLKNSYPRPLTTRQFSLYYLAKVAEDYLNILPKLKEERDSLNAWEKDLNKPT; via the coding sequence ATGTCTAATGAAAATAAAATTTTTGGAAATAATAAACATATTGCAGATTTTTTAGACGGTTTCTTAAATGTCTCTAATAAACCGGATTATGCCGTATTGATTACTGGTGATTGGGGCTCTGGAAAGACTCATTTTATAAAAAAATATCTTGGTGGTGATAAGAAAATTGTTGAGAATTGGTTGACGGATTGTGAAAAACATATTGTTCTTTACGTCAGTCTCTTTGGAACCAAGTCTAGAGCTGATATGGATAGCAGAGTCCTTGAAAAACTCCATCCGATTTTAATGTCAAAGAAAATAAAAGTATTTACTAGCTCATTTCCTATTATCGGAATGATTGCAGGTGCTAGTTCTCCTGTTCCTGGAGGTGCGGTCGTTGGCGAACGAATCGGCAAAGATTTTCAGTGCTTTACAGAAGCATTTAGGAAATCCTTGCTCAAAGAAAAACAAGAAAAAGATTTCAAAAATCTTGTAGTTGTTTTTGACGATGTGGAACGAGCTGACATGCCATTGCCGGAATTACTCGGTTATTTAAACGAATATGTGGAACATTTACACGTTCCTTGTATTTTGCTTGCCGATGAAAATGTATGGAAAGAAATAAATGAATCTCAAAAAATCCATCAAAAGGAAATTACGGGTATTTGGGGTAAGAATGAGAAGGTGGATCTAATTGTTAAAAAATCTATAAATCAAACTTTGCATAGTCTTTCAAGTACAGAAGAAAAAGTAGTTGGCAAGAAGTTTCAAATTCAGACGTCACCGGAAGAAATCATTGAGTCTTGGTTTCCTGAGAATAAAAATGATGCAACCATATTTGGCGATGAGATTTATGAACTGCTAAAACCTCATAAGGCTTTGCTCAAATCAATTCTTGAAAAATCTCCTAAGCATAACTATCGTGCATTCAAACAGTCTATTGAGGATTTGAAAAATTTCATAGGTCCAAATTTTGAAAACATCCCCAAAAGCTTACTAACAGACAATGAATTAAATTCCTTAATTTTTGCCGATTTCTTATGCTCTGTTTACGGGGCAAAATTAGCCATGCTTCGCAATGATCCATTTGTTGTTGCGGCCCAGAAAATTCAAATGGCAAGGGCTTTTGCTCGTGGAGCGGGAAACATTGTTGATGATGAAGATGATGAAAATGTTAAAGATCCTTTTGATGATGCTTTTGGTAAAATAGAATGCATTAGCCAAATGAGTCATGCTTGTGATACTGAAAAGTGGAATGCCATCTGGGAAAAATGGCTCGAATCATCTATTATTGAAAAAGATGAAGTTACTGCTGCAATAAAAGACACTATTTGGTTTGATAGGAAAAAGCAGTATTGGACAGAACAACTATATCATTGGTATGAATTGAGTGATGCCGAAGGTCGTCTTGCTTTGGATTCGTTTTATGAATCTATTGAGTCAAAAACAATTTTTAATCCAGATACCTTAATTGCTTTGTATTATCGATTGTATTGGTATGCATCAGAAGGCGTCTTGGAGGAGTCTGCTGACGAATTTTCAGAAAGAATGAAACAATATGTCAATGACATTGCAAATGAAATGGAGTATAGCGATTTAAGTCAATGGGACGACAATTATGGCCGAGGCTATGATAGTACTTATCTTGTTTATGAAGAAAAAAATAAAGCCTTTGTAGAACACATAAGGAAAATATTAACTAATCGTAAAACAAAACAAAAAGAGAACGAAATTACGAATATTGAAAAGACTTTCGATCCCCAAAATCCTAAAAATGTTGAGATCTTGTGCGACAAAATCTCTTGTAAATTTTGTGGATTACAGGATTTTGAATTTGAAAAAATTGATCCAGATGTGATTGCTAGAATTTATGTTAGTCTGACGAATGTTGAGGATAGTAGAAAGTTTATTGATGCAATAAAACAAAGATTTCGTAAACAGTCATACAGCTTGATTGAACATGAGAATTTTTTGAAAAAATTAAAAACAAGTGCTGAAGATTTGAAGAATTCATACCCTCGACCATTGACCACAAGGCAGTTTTCCTTGTATTATCTTGCAAAAGTCGCAGAGGATTATCTAAACATCCTTCCTAAGTTAAAAGAAGAGCGGGATAGTCTGAATGCTTGGGAAAAGGATTTGAATAAACCAACCTAA
- the metH gene encoding methionine synthase: MTLREAFESKMMLLDGGMGSVIQTYGIKGANNDMLSIEKPDIILDIQRRYVDAGVDCLTTNTFSSQRVSQHEYHQEHRIAEMNRASVKIAKQAAEEGFKKYGRKVYILGDVGPTSKMLSMSEDVNDPASRAITFDELEDAYLEQISVLMEEGVDAILIETIFDTLNAKAALSAYSKANDARIEAAKAAGTPEAEIKPIEVMLSMTVSDASGRTLSGQTVEAFAVSVMHMHPLSIGLNCGLGADGMVPYLRRMGAIAPCYLSCHPNAGLPNQFGGYDDTPEDMVRLMRVYLDDKLVNMIGGCCGTTPEHIAAMRKMLDELPADYKRREPAPKYVTCPRLRLAGLEPLFREQVRPSNGADSCNADDFVKVGERCNVAGSKKFLRLINEKNYEEALDIARKQVDDGADVIDVNMDDGLLDATAEMRTFLNLIASDPAVSRVPIMVDSSRFEVIEEGLKCIQGKSIVNSISLKMGEKAFIEHALTVKRLGAAVIVMLFDEEGQATNYERRVQIASRAYDIMVKQLHFDPSDIIYDPNVLTVATGMAEHNAYAIDFIRAVRWIMDNLPGVRISGGLSNLSFAFRGNNYLRESMHTTFLHYAIPNGMGMAIMNPSAIVEYKTIPLELRMAITEVIFNTEPEASEELIEIASRMTAAAAAAKEAGTKYDPKAIFAVSTGASTSSDEGNAAADAKPTTPEERLQEALLKGTSTTLQPDLMELINRGDSPVGIISGPLMDGMNEVGRLFGEGKMFLPQVVKTARTMKKAVEILQPYIEAGKDANASSRGKIVIATVKGDVHDIGKNIVSVIMACNGYDMVDLGVMVPEDVIVKAAIENKADILSLSGLITPSLEEMCTVAKAMQEAGQRIPIIVGGATTSPTHTAVKIAPCYDGPVFHVRDAASNPGLAQKLLDPATREQTIQENREEQQRIRDKQNGIKTEAANAMAAAASTPEERRFQYDWSKYQPVQPPFMGESKLPPIPIEKIIPLISWEYFFFTWKIKPDEEEAKKLKADAEALIKSLTKPEYALRAVQAFYPAAGSEKSIIFNTCRTGTDEDLIEVSTARQQNPEGTCLALCDYVAPANANTASVFASPAGKDVFRDIVGAFAVTMSDTFVKRLEKLKAEQGGSDYDVLLMQTVADRLAEAGAEYLSQELEHNNGWKGIRPAVGYPVLPNIKEIFNVAKLIDFNSVGISLTENGAMYPQASVSGLYISHPEIDYFQVKL, translated from the coding sequence ATGACTCTTCGCGAAGCGTTCGAATCAAAGATGATGCTGCTCGATGGCGGCATGGGTTCTGTTATCCAGACTTACGGGATCAAGGGCGCCAACAACGATATGCTCTCCATCGAAAAGCCCGACATCATTCTCGACATCCAGCGTCGTTACGTGGATGCAGGCGTGGATTGCCTCACCACGAACACGTTCTCGAGCCAGCGCGTGAGCCAGCACGAATACCATCAGGAACATCGCATCGCCGAGATGAACCGCGCTTCCGTGAAAATCGCGAAGCAGGCCGCCGAAGAAGGTTTCAAGAAGTACGGCCGCAAGGTCTACATTTTGGGCGACGTCGGCCCGACAAGCAAGATGCTCTCCATGAGCGAAGACGTGAACGACCCGGCAAGCCGCGCCATCACCTTTGACGAACTCGAAGATGCGTACTTGGAACAAATTTCCGTACTCATGGAAGAAGGCGTTGACGCCATCCTCATTGAAACGATTTTTGATACGCTGAACGCAAAGGCAGCACTCAGTGCTTACAGCAAGGCAAATGATGCTCGCATTGAAGCCGCCAAGGCTGCAGGCACTCCCGAAGCTGAAATCAAGCCGATCGAAGTCATGCTCTCGATGACCGTGAGCGATGCTTCCGGGCGTACACTTTCCGGCCAGACCGTTGAAGCTTTCGCCGTGAGCGTGATGCACATGCACCCGCTTTCCATCGGCTTAAACTGCGGTCTCGGTGCAGACGGCATGGTGCCATACCTCCGCCGCATGGGAGCCATCGCTCCGTGCTACCTCAGCTGCCACCCGAACGCAGGTCTTCCGAACCAGTTCGGCGGTTATGACGACACGCCCGAAGACATGGTGCGCCTGATGCGAGTTTATCTGGACGACAAGCTCGTGAACATGATTGGCGGCTGCTGCGGTACGACTCCGGAACACATCGCCGCGATGCGCAAAATGCTGGACGAACTCCCCGCCGACTACAAGCGCCGTGAACCCGCACCGAAGTATGTCACCTGCCCGCGCCTCCGCCTCGCTGGTTTGGAACCGTTGTTCAGAGAACAGGTTCGCCCGAGCAATGGTGCCGACAGCTGTAACGCCGATGATTTCGTGAAAGTCGGCGAACGCTGCAATGTCGCAGGCTCCAAGAAGTTCCTGCGTCTCATCAACGAGAAGAATTACGAAGAAGCGCTCGACATCGCCCGTAAGCAAGTCGATGACGGCGCAGACGTCATTGACGTCAACATGGACGATGGTCTCCTTGACGCTACCGCCGAAATGCGTACGTTCTTGAACTTGATCGCCTCCGACCCGGCTGTAAGCCGTGTGCCTATCATGGTTGACAGTTCCCGCTTCGAAGTTATCGAAGAAGGCCTCAAGTGCATCCAAGGCAAGAGCATCGTGAACTCCATCTCGCTCAAGATGGGCGAAAAGGCGTTTATCGAACACGCACTCACCGTGAAGCGCCTCGGTGCCGCTGTGATCGTGATGCTCTTCGACGAAGAAGGCCAGGCCACGAACTACGAGCGCCGCGTACAAATTGCGTCCCGCGCTTACGATATCATGGTGAAGCAGCTTCACTTTGATCCGTCCGATATCATTTACGACCCGAACGTTTTGACAGTCGCAACCGGCATGGCAGAGCACAACGCCTACGCCATTGACTTTATCCGTGCTGTCCGCTGGATTATGGACAACCTCCCCGGCGTCCGCATCTCGGGCGGTCTTTCAAACCTCTCGTTTGCATTCCGCGGCAACAACTACTTGCGCGAATCCATGCACACAACATTCTTGCATTACGCCATCCCGAACGGCATGGGCATGGCCATCATGAATCCGAGTGCGATAGTCGAATACAAGACGATTCCGCTTGAACTCCGCATGGCGATTACCGAAGTCATCTTCAACACGGAACCGGAAGCAAGCGAAGAACTCATCGAAATTGCAAGCCGCATGACGGCTGCAGCCGCAGCTGCCAAGGAAGCGGGCACCAAGTACGATCCGAAGGCGATTTTCGCCGTGAGCACAGGCGCAAGCACATCTTCTGACGAAGGCAATGCAGCCGCCGACGCCAAACCCACCACGCCCGAAGAACGTTTGCAAGAAGCTCTCCTCAAGGGAACTTCTACAACACTCCAGCCCGATTTGATGGAACTCATCAACCGTGGCGATAGCCCCGTCGGAATCATTTCCGGTCCGCTCATGGATGGCATGAACGAAGTCGGCCGCCTCTTCGGTGAAGGCAAGATGTTCCTCCCGCAAGTCGTGAAGACCGCACGTACCATGAAAAAGGCTGTGGAAATTTTGCAGCCCTACATCGAAGCCGGCAAAGACGCGAACGCTTCGAGCCGCGGTAAAATCGTCATCGCCACCGTCAAGGGCGACGTGCACGATATCGGCAAGAACATCGTCTCCGTGATTATGGCCTGTAACGGCTACGACATGGTAGACCTCGGCGTGATGGTTCCCGAAGATGTCATCGTCAAGGCCGCGATTGAAAACAAAGCAGATATATTAAGCCTTTCCGGACTTATTACGCCGTCTCTCGAAGAAATGTGCACTGTCGCAAAGGCCATGCAAGAAGCAGGCCAGCGCATTCCAATTATCGTCGGTGGCGCAACGACCTCGCCCACGCATACCGCCGTGAAAATTGCCCCATGCTATGACGGCCCAGTTTTCCACGTGCGCGACGCCGCCAGCAATCCGGGCCTCGCCCAAAAATTGCTCGACCCCGCCACCCGAGAACAAACGATTCAAGAAAACCGCGAAGAGCAACAGCGCATCCGCGACAAGCAAAACGGCATCAAGACCGAAGCCGCTAACGCCATGGCCGCAGCAGCCTCCACGCCGGAAGAACGCCGCTTCCAGTACGACTGGAGCAAATACCAGCCTGTACAGCCACCGTTCATGGGCGAAAGCAAACTCCCGCCGATTCCTATCGAAAAGATTATTCCGCTCATCAGCTGGGAATACTTCTTCTTCACTTGGAAAATCAAGCCGGACGAAGAAGAAGCCAAGAAGCTCAAGGCCGACGCCGAAGCGCTCATCAAGTCGCTCACAAAGCCCGAATACGCGCTCCGCGCCGTTCAGGCATTCTACCCTGCCGCAGGCTCTGAAAAATCCATTATTTTCAACACATGCCGCACAGGCACAGACGAAGACCTCATCGAAGTCTCGACAGCGCGCCAGCAGAATCCCGAAGGCACTTGCCTTGCGCTCTGCGACTACGTCGCTCCGGCAAACGCAAATACCGCAAGCGTTTTCGCATCCCCCGCAGGCAAGGACGTTTTCCGCGACATCGTCGGTGCATTCGCAGTGACCATGAGCGACACATTCGTCAAGCGCTTGGAAAAGCTGAAAGCCGAACAGGGCGGCAGCGATTATGACGTGCTCCTCATGCAAACCGTTGCCGACCGCCTCGCCGAAGCAGGCGCCGAATACTTGAGCCAGGAGCTCGAACACAACAACGGTTGGAAGGGCATCCGCCCGGCCGTCGGCTACCCCGTACTCCCGAACATCAAGGAAATCTTCAACGTCGCAAAACTCATCGATTTCAATAGCGTCGGCATCAGCCTCACCGAAAACGGAGCCATGTACCCGCAGGCATCCGTAAGTGGCCTCTATATCAGCCACCCCGAAATCGATTACTTCCAGGTAAAGTTAT